Proteins encoded in a region of the Balneolales bacterium ANBcel1 genome:
- a CDS encoding PhzF family phenazine biosynthesis protein, which translates to MPASSIRFQQVDAFTRKPFSGNPAGVVLDAERLRGKDMQNIARELNISETAFILPAEDEKNDLRIRWFTPTQEVDLCGHATIAAFHVMAEEGRFGLQVNEPQSFLMETRTDVLTVDVEWFDLRPFIKLTLPTPVLFPYPGDIRYLCGALGLSDVELSRKVKPQITGSGLCYVPVGSLESLETLEPNQHLLRQLKERHDLSGFAVVSTDTGDKEEDWVMRFFAPSLGINEDPVTGTANGPMAVFLWENGFLDPNKKHFSLRGSQGDYVQRPGVVHVNMAIKDGKADFIQICGEAVSVISGEIRLSPHSAGRF; encoded by the coding sequence ATGCCCGCCTCTTCCATCCGTTTTCAACAAGTTGACGCGTTTACACGCAAACCGTTTTCCGGAAACCCGGCCGGAGTTGTCCTGGATGCCGAGCGACTTCGCGGCAAGGATATGCAGAACATCGCCAGGGAACTGAATATCTCCGAAACCGCGTTCATCCTGCCGGCCGAGGATGAAAAGAACGATTTGCGAATTCGCTGGTTTACCCCCACCCAGGAGGTGGATCTGTGTGGCCATGCGACGATTGCCGCGTTTCATGTTATGGCCGAAGAAGGCCGGTTCGGTCTCCAGGTCAATGAGCCGCAATCGTTTCTGATGGAGACTCGCACGGACGTTCTCACCGTGGATGTGGAGTGGTTTGATTTGCGTCCCTTTATCAAGCTCACGCTGCCCACCCCCGTGCTGTTTCCCTATCCGGGCGACATCCGCTATCTTTGCGGGGCGCTGGGCCTGTCGGATGTTGAACTCAGCCGCAAGGTGAAACCGCAGATTACCGGATCGGGACTGTGCTACGTACCTGTAGGCAGTCTTGAAAGCCTGGAAACTCTCGAGCCCAACCAGCACCTGCTGCGACAGCTGAAGGAGCGGCATGATCTGAGCGGCTTTGCCGTGGTTTCCACCGATACCGGCGACAAGGAGGAGGATTGGGTAATGCGCTTCTTTGCTCCGTCATTGGGCATTAACGAGGATCCGGTTACCGGAACCGCCAACGGACCCATGGCGGTATTCCTCTGGGAAAACGGTTTCCTGGATCCGAATAAAAAACATTTTTCATTGCGCGGCTCCCAGGGCGACTATGTGCAGCGTCCCGGTGTTGTGCATGTCAACATGGCGATCAAAGACGGCAAAGCGGACTTTATCCAGATTTGCGGGGAAGCGGTATCGGTCATTTCCGGCGAGATCCGGTTATCACCACATTCCGCCGGCCGCTTTTAG
- a CDS encoding PaaI family thioesterase, translated as MKIAPEVLARWEQFKSEKQDGLMETLSISVTEVGSGSVKASMPVGDATRQPFGFLHGGASVALAETTASLGSWMLIEPESQKAVGLEINANHLRAVADGKVHAEAAILHQGKRMHVWQIMIHDDRQRPVCVSRCTVAIIDR; from the coding sequence ATGAAAATAGCTCCTGAAGTCCTGGCCCGCTGGGAACAATTCAAGTCGGAAAAACAAGACGGACTGATGGAGACGCTGTCCATATCAGTGACGGAAGTCGGTTCCGGATCGGTGAAGGCCTCCATGCCTGTCGGGGATGCTACCAGGCAGCCTTTCGGTTTTCTGCATGGCGGCGCATCGGTGGCCCTGGCGGAGACGACCGCTTCTCTGGGAAGCTGGATGCTGATTGAGCCCGAATCGCAGAAAGCCGTTGGGTTGGAGATCAACGCTAATCATCTTCGGGCGGTAGCCGATGGCAAGGTGCATGCCGAAGCTGCGATCCTGCATCAGGGGAAGCGGATGCATGTCTGGCAGATAATGATCCACGACGATCGGCAGCGGCCCGTATGCGTCAGCCGGTGCACGGTTGCCATCATCGACCGCTGA